A window of the Helianthus annuus cultivar XRQ/B chromosome 4, HanXRQr2.0-SUNRISE, whole genome shotgun sequence genome harbors these coding sequences:
- the LOC110932929 gene encoding uncharacterized protein LOC110932929 encodes MDKKASVFTDGGNFRWNVWAPLKANYHAWRAESGKLAAKVAFAKWGIRVLEVKCSRCSLRDEMTDHMLADCIWARSVWWNLCRWVKIPILTEDISVAQILNHFQSQIGSKRWKRAVHLVALCCLWRWWLARNNKEFNGIMEPVRRIVESIKEDSFLWVKSRVKGVYLEWKNWVDLDIASIV; translated from the coding sequence ATGGACAAAAAGGCTTCAGTTTTCACGGACGGGGGTAATTTTCGTTGGAACGTATGGGCTCCGTTAAAGGCCAATTATCATGCTTGGAGGGCGGAGTCGGGAAAGTTAGCGGCCAAAGTTGCCTTCGCGAAATGGGGCATCCGGGTGTTAGAAGTCAAATGCAGCAGATGTTCGCTCCGGGATGAAATGACAGACCATATGCTCGCTGATTGTATTTGGGCAAGGAGCGTTTGGTGGAACCTTTGTCGTTGGGTGAAAATTCCCATTCTTACCGAGGACATTTCGGTTGCTCAGATCCTAAATCACTTTCAGTCGCAAATCGGGTCTAAGAGGTGGAAACGGGCTGTGCACCTGGTAGCTTTGTGTTGTCTCTGGAGGTGGTGGCTTGCCAGAAATAACAAGGAATTCAACGGGATCATGGAGCCGGTGCGGAGGATTGTCGAGTCCATCAAGGAGGACTCTTTTTTGTGGGTTAAAAGTAGAGTCAAAGGTGTGTATTTGGAGTGGAAAAACTGGGTAGATTTGGATATTGCCTCGattgtttga
- the LOC110932930 gene encoding uncharacterized protein LOC110932930, which translates to MATPHSSRVTQTAQNDLDKVTVEDITHEEGNENLVENLEETEHVTPGFVAMHREKITKYLEDLKRQEKLDSLRARLSFDTPSNQEGANPQNKGNSGDQLETFMTALRQMSFEEREDLITCQKHKEKEKDDLGSGGLDQPYLPRDLAEVSKFTRRISEAPMPPKTKLPPGFDHYDGTRDPEDHLHAFRGAGQLGRWPMPVWCNMFVKTLTEGARLWFDSLPPGSIDSYEELSEKFLRNFGQQRKVVKNPNEILHIRQRDNERIDQYMERFVKESMNIKDVPEVMKISSFINGLKHAQLCEKLGEEFPPSFDNLMDRVRAFVRGKDTVSKAKETDATPRRVSPAARTPEKGTPYSRKPTFDRILHDRARPSYSSYRPRGRGPPPYSDSFTPLVKTPSEILATERVKNSFQRPPPIKPGPKAQPNEYCEFHKGFGHKTNDCMYLKREIEAAVKTGRLAHLVKEIKEGGGDRKGRDAREPGRADVDMIRKRNEFDVTRSVKARILGSSNCMKTPILMPYLEESEVQRLPLNISAVIAGHKVSRIHVDGGSGVEVIYEHCFLRFDRDIRDRLEEDSIPLVGFNNSVSHPLGKIKLPFKVGVGDRVRTINLTFTVVRAPSKYNAILGRPGIGDLQAQASTPHGALVFQTPKGLA; encoded by the coding sequence ATGGCAACCCCACATAGCTCGCGTGTCACCCAGACGGCACAAAACGATTTGGATAAGGTCACTGTGGAGGATATTACTCATGAAGAGGGTAACGAGAATCTGGTAGAAAACCTGGAAGAAACGGAGCATGTCACTCCTGGCTTCGTGGCCATGCACAGGGAGAAGATAACCAAGtatcttgaagatttgaagagaCAGGAAAAGTTAGACAGTCTCAGGGCCAGACTCTCTTTTGACACACCCTCTAATCAGGAAGGAGCGAACCCCCAGAATAAGGGCAACAGCGGGGACCAGCTGGAAACATTCATGACTGCCCTGAGGCAGATGTCTTTTGAGGAGAGGGAAGACTTGATCACATGTCAGAAACACAAGGAAAAGGAGAAAGACGACTTGGGTAGCGGTGGTTTGGACCAACCATACCTGCCACGAGACTTGGCCGAGGTCTCAAAGTTCACAAGAAGAATATCAGAGGCACCCATGCCCCCCAAGACAAAGCTGCCCCCAGGCTTCGATCACTACGATGGAACGAGAGATCCAGAAGATCATCTGCATGCCTTCCGAGGAGCGGGGCAATTAGGAAGGTGGCCCATGCCAGTATGGTGCAACATGTTTGTGAAAACCTTAACGGAAGGAGCCCGGCTGTGGTTTGATAGTCTCCCTCCCGGGAGCATAGACAGCTACGAAGAATTAAGCGAAAAATTCCTCAGGAATTTTGGCCAGCAAAGGAAGGTGGTCAAAAATCCCAACGAAATCCTTCACATCAGGCAAAGGGATAATGAACGGATAGACCAGTACATGGAAAGGTTTGTCAAAGAAAGTATGAACATCAAGGATGTCCCGGAGGTCATGAAAATCAGTAGTTTCATAAATGGGCTGAAGCATGCACAACTGTGTGAAAAGCTGGGAGAGGAATTCCCACCTTCCTTTGACAATCTTATGGACAGGGTCAGGGCTTTCGTCCGGGGAAAGGATACGGTCAGCAAAGCTAAGGAGACGGACGCCACACCCCGAAGGGTTTCCCCAGCAGCAAGAACCCCTGAGAAAGGTACACCCTATTCCCGGAAACCCACCTTTGATAGAATATTGCATGACAGGGCAAGGCCCTCATACTCCTCCTATAGACCCCGAGGGAGAGGCCCTCCCCCTTACTCCGACAGCTTCACCCCTCTCGTCAAGACTCCAAGTGAGATACTGGCCACGGAGAGGGTGAAGAATTCTTTCCAAAGGCCACCCCCCATAAAGCCAGGACCCAAAGCACAACCAAACGAATACTGTGAGTTTCATAAGGGCTTCGGGCACAAAACCAATGACTGCATGTACCTCAAGAGGGAAATAGAGGCTGCGGTGAAAACGGGGAGACTGGCCCATCTGGTCAAGGAAATCAAGGAAGGGGGAGGGGATCGTAAGGGAAGAGATGCAAGGGAGCCTGGGAGGGCAGATGTTGATATGATAAGGAAGAGAAATGAATTTGACGTTACCCGAAGTGTTAAGGCCAGGATCCTAGGCTCTTCGAACTGCATGAAAACCCCCATCCTTATGCCGTACTTAGAAGAAAGCGAAGTGCAACGACTCCCGCTGAATATCTCAGCTGTGATAGCTGGACACAAAGTGTCTAGAATACATGTGGACGGAGGGTCAGGCGTCGAGGTAATATATGAACATTGCTTCCTCAGATTCGACAGAGATATAAGAGATAGGCTGGAGGAGGACTCTATCCCATTGGTGGGATTCAACAACAGCGTGTCACACCCCCTGGGAAAGATCAAGCTCCCGTTTAAAGTTGGTGTGGGGGATAGGGTCCGGACGATCAATTTAACCTTCACAGTAGTCAGGGCACCCTCCAAGTACAACGCGATTTTGGGAAGACCCGGGATTGGAGATCTGCAGGCGCAAGCATCTACTCCCCACGGGGCTTTGGTATTCCAAACACCAAAAGGCCTTGCATGA